Proteins from one Rhodothermales bacterium genomic window:
- the ispD gene encoding 2-C-methyl-D-erythritol 4-phosphate cytidylyltransferase, with translation MHSGETTVLIPAAGSGRRMGGERKQFRTLGGAPVLVRTLEVFERHAEVGALVVVGPVGETNALRNELRDYGLTKLHAVVEGGATRQASVGRGLDALPAETEIVLVHDAVRPFLPADALSAVVEAARAHGAAALAIPVADTVRRGDETFGETVPRDGLWRMQTPQAFRLDLLREAHARFAGVPGTDEVELVQRLGRAVRIVEGSALTFKITTPADWTLAEALWPFWEREWARAEDGERRL, from the coding sequence ATGCATAGTGGTGAGACTACCGTATTAATCCCCGCCGCCGGATCGGGGCGCCGGATGGGGGGCGAGCGCAAGCAGTTCCGTACGCTCGGCGGTGCGCCCGTCCTCGTGCGGACGCTGGAGGTGTTCGAGCGGCACGCCGAGGTGGGTGCGCTCGTCGTCGTCGGGCCAGTGGGGGAGACGAATGCGCTACGCAACGAACTACGAGACTACGGTCTCACGAAGCTCCACGCTGTCGTCGAGGGCGGGGCGACACGGCAGGCCTCGGTTGGGCGCGGGCTCGATGCGCTCCCGGCTGAGACCGAGATCGTGCTCGTCCACGATGCCGTCCGCCCGTTCCTCCCAGCTGATGCGCTGAGTGCGGTGGTCGAAGCCGCCCGCGCGCACGGCGCCGCCGCGCTCGCCATCCCGGTGGCCGACACGGTCCGGCGCGGCGACGAGACGTTCGGGGAGACGGTCCCGCGCGACGGGCTCTGGCGGATGCAGACGCCACAGGCCTTCCGGCTGGACCTGCTCCGCGAAGCCCACGCCCGCTTCGCCGGCGTCCCCGGCACCGACGAGGTCGAACTCGTGCAGCGGCTCGGCCGGGCGGTGCGGATCGTCGAGGGTAGCGCGCTCACGTTCAAGATCACCACGCCTGCCGACTGGACGCTCGCCGAGGCGCTGTGGCCTTTTTGGGAAAGGGAGTGGGCGCGCGCGGAGGATGGGGAGCGGCGGCTGTAG